A stretch of the Capsicum annuum cultivar UCD-10X-F1 chromosome 10, UCD10Xv1.1, whole genome shotgun sequence genome encodes the following:
- the LOC107843642 gene encoding ribosome production factor 2 homolog → MMKFKTPQKGRIRRELEKRAPKLVETGKKTLILHGTKTSQVLNDVMTEIYHLKRENSVKYTRKNDNIRPFESGGETSLEFFSLKTDCSLFVYGSHSKKRPNNLVIGRTYDHHIYDLVEVGVEQFKSMKSFKYDKNLAPKIGSKPFFTFIGEGFESVEELKHLKEVLLDLFHGEVVTNLNLAGLDRVYVCAAVSPNRVFFTHCALRLKKSGTVIPRIELVEVGPSMDLVTRRHRLPEDSLRKESMKTSLEKAKKKEKNVVKDAILGKLGKIYIPDQKVGSVALPHKAKGVKRERREAKLKHGTTELPEEKKQKLDLDSE, encoded by the exons GTTGAAACTGGGAAGAAGACTTTGATACTACATGGTACTAAAACAAGCCAAGTATTGAATGATGTGATGACTGAAATTTATCACTTGAAGAGGGAAAATTCTGTTAAATATACCCGGAAGAATGACAACATCAGACCATTTGAGAGCGGAGGCGAGACTTCTCTCGAGTTTTTCTCCCTTAAGACAGATTGCAGCCTTTTTGTG TATGGTTCTCACTCCAAGAAGCGCCCTAACAATCTTGTTATTGGGCGAACCTATGATCACCACATTTACGATCTTGTAGAGGTAGGAGTGGAGCAGTTCAAAAGCATGAAGTCTTTCAAATATGACAAGAATTTGGCTCCTAAAATCGGGTCCAAACCCTTTTTCACCTTTATCGGAGAAGGATTTGAGAGTGTTGAAGAGTTGAAACATTTAAAAGAAGTTTTGCTTGATTTATTCCATGGCGAG GTTGTGACCAACTTGAACCTAGCTGGGTTAGATCGTGTATATGTATGTGCAGCTGTGTCACCAAATAGGGTTTTCTTCACGCATTGTGCATTACGTCTTAAAAAATCTGGTACAGTAATTCCAAGAATAGAATTAGTGGAGGTTGGACCATCCATGGACTTAGTAACTCGGCGACATCGTCTCCCGGAGGACAGTTTAAGGAAAGAATCTATGAAGACTTCTCTTGAAAAAGCAAAGAAGAAG GAGAAAAATGTTGTCAAAGATGCTATTCTAGGAAAGCTTGGGAAGATATACATTCCTGATCAGAAG GTTGGAAGTGTGGCACTGCCTCACAAAGCAAAAGGAGTTAAAAGGGAGCGTCGAGAAGCTAAGTTGAAACACGGAACAACAGAACTACCCGAGGAAAAGAAGCAGAAGCTGGATTTGGATTCTGAGTGA